A genomic segment from Candidatus Pacearchaeota archaeon encodes:
- a CDS encoding rhomboid family intramembrane serine protease, whose translation MKFISLWLSLVCIVFFIFQFVFPNFTNAFILNQQSFIQPYRFVISIFLHGNFEHLIFNLFALIMFGLILESLIGSKKFLFVFFVSGILTNLITVNFYNSSLGASGAIYGILGTLTIIRPLMTIWVFSLPMPMFFAAIIWIILSIIGIFNPIDNIGHIAHLSGILFGFIFGLVFRLKNNNKRNKIKIEKINIPEEEIRLWEDYYFK comes from the coding sequence ATGAAATTTATATCTTTATGGTTAAGTTTAGTGTGTATAGTTTTTTTTATTTTTCAATTCGTTTTTCCTAATTTTACAAATGCCTTTATTTTAAATCAACAAAGTTTTATTCAACCATATAGATTTGTTATTTCTATTTTTTTACATGGAAATTTTGAACATTTAATTTTTAATTTATTTGCATTAATTATGTTTGGATTGATTCTTGAAAGTCTAATTGGAAGTAAAAAATTTCTTTTTGTTTTTTTTGTTTCTGGGATTTTAACAAATTTAATTACAGTAAATTTTTATAACTCTTCTCTCGGAGCATCTGGAGCAATTTATGGAATATTAGGAACTTTAACTATAATTCGCCCATTAATGACGATATGGGTTTTTTCTTTACCTATGCCAATGTTTTTTGCTGCAATAATTTGGATTATTTTGAGTATTATTGGAATTTTTAATCCTATAGATAATATAGGACATATTGCTCATTTATCTGGAATATTATTTGGATTTATTTTTGGTTTAGTATTTAGATTAAAAAATAATAACAAAAGAAATAAAATAAAAATAGAAAAAATAAATATTCCAGAAGAAGAAATAAGATTATGGGAAGATTATTATTTTAAATAA
- a CDS encoding M48 family metallopeptidase, with translation MKNKVKHIDFRDQISRNKRNSILLLLFVFLILIFLGYLIGKIIKADFFIFMTIFSLFSIFYIWLTYYFSAQISLWSVNAKEASREKYKYLYNMVEGLTLASGLPMPKVYIMEQQAINAFATGRNPKNAVVCVTTGALEKLNKDELEGVIAHELSHIKNYDIRFVTIVAVVVGLIEILAQMFIRSLFYSSHYRNRNERGNIIFFIIGIILAILAPIIVKLVQLAISRRREYMADAGAVEITRYPDGLANALKKIKNDSKPLNVNKAVAPMFISDPAKQRIINLFQTHPPIDERIRILESM, from the coding sequence ATGAAAAATAAAGTAAAGCATATAGATTTCCGTGATCAAATATCAAGAAATAAAAGAAATTCTATATTATTGCTTTTATTTGTTTTTTTAATATTAATTTTTTTAGGATACCTTATAGGAAAGATAATTAAAGCTGATTTTTTTATATTCATGACTATATTTTCCTTATTTTCTATATTTTACATTTGGCTTACTTACTATTTTTCTGCGCAAATTTCCTTATGGAGTGTAAATGCAAAAGAAGCTTCAAGAGAAAAATATAAATATCTTTATAATATGGTAGAGGGTTTAACTTTAGCTTCTGGTTTGCCAATGCCTAAAGTTTATATTATGGAACAACAAGCAATAAATGCTTTTGCAACAGGAAGAAATCCTAAGAATGCTGTTGTTTGCGTTACAACAGGGGCATTAGAAAAATTAAATAAAGATGAATTAGAAGGAGTTATAGCACATGAATTAAGTCATATAAAAAATTATGATATAAGGTTTGTTACAATTGTTGCTGTTGTAGTTGGATTAATAGAGATATTAGCACAGATGTTTATAAGAAGTTTGTTTTATTCTTCTCATTATAGAAACAGAAATGAAAGGGGGAATATCATTTTTTTTATTATAGGGATAATTTTAGCTATTCTCGCTCCAATCATAGTTAAATTAGTTCAGCTTGCTATTTCAAGAAGAAGAGAATACATGGCAGATGCAGGAGCAGTAGAAATAACAAGATATCCGGATGGATTAGCAAATGCCTTGAAAAAGATAAAAAATGATTCAAAACCTTTAAATGTAAATAAAGCTGTTGCTCCAATGTTTATTTCTGATCCTGCAAAACAAAGAATAATAAATCTATTTCAAACACACCCGCCAATAGATGAAAGAATAAGAATTCTAGAATCAATGTAA
- a CDS encoding GNAT family N-acetyltransferase produces MKKIENEVKDIKRKLKDYNISIKLLNQYALQLKTSEDNPLWLRANFYYADRYEILNLVIDKKYRKKGHGKKLVSIVEDFARLLGINKGVIPVNQEKSFWECMGYKNGIKYLS; encoded by the coding sequence ATGAAAAAAATAGAAAATGAAGTAAAAGATATTAAAAGAAAATTAAAAGATTATAATATAAGTATAAAACTTCTAAATCAATATGCTTTACAATTAAAGACATCAGAAGATAACCCTTTGTGGTTAAGAGCAAATTTTTATTATGCAGATAGATATGAAATTCTTAATTTGGTTATAGATAAAAAATATAGAAAAAAAGGTCATGGAAAAAAACTTGTTTCTATTGTAGAAGATTTTGCTAGATTGTTAGGAATAAATAAAGGAGTTATACCAGTTAATCAAGAAAAATCCTTTTGGGAGTGTATGGGTTATAAAAACGGAATAAAATATTTGAGTTAA
- a CDS encoding PD-(D/E)XK nuclease family protein encodes MPFKLSPSVLNLMQECPRCFWLHFHGKQRPLAIFSSLPSGMDSILKIHFDKFMEKGILPPELKREKECCNYKLFDDEDLLREWRNSRKGLWIEDEDGNILHGGIDNLLVNKKNNKIIVLDYKTRGFPLKDETAKHYQLQIDIYNFLLREIGYETEDFAFLLFYVPKEVAETGEVIFDTQLVKMKVDIDNAKKTWEKAIRLLNGKCPLKHKDEQGEICEWCELMSEE; translated from the coding sequence ATGCCATTCAAATTATCACCATCTGTTTTGAACTTAATGCAAGAATGTCCTAGATGCTTCTGGCTTCATTTTCATGGAAAGCAAAGGCCATTGGCAATTTTTTCCTCTCTTCCATCAGGCATGGATTCTATATTAAAAATACATTTTGACAAGTTCATGGAAAAAGGAATATTGCCTCCTGAATTAAAAAGAGAAAAAGAATGTTGTAATTATAAATTATTTGATGATGAAGATTTATTGAGAGAATGGAGAAATTCTCGCAAAGGATTATGGATAGAAGATGAAGATGGAAATATATTACATGGAGGAATTGATAATTTACTTGTTAATAAGAAAAATAACAAAATAATTGTTCTTGACTATAAGACAAGAGGATTTCCATTAAAAGATGAAACAGCAAAACATTATCAATTGCAGATAGATATTTACAATTTTCTTTTAAGAGAAATCGGTTATGAAACAGAAGATTTTGCTTTTTTGTTATTTTATGTTCCAAAAGAAGTTGCAGAAACAGGAGAAGTAATATTTGATACTCAATTAGTCAAGATGAAAGTTGATATTGATAATGCTAAAAAAACATGGGAAAAGGCAATTAGATTATTAAACGGAAAATGCCCGTTAAAACACAAAGACGAACAAGGCGAGATTTGCGAGTGGTGTGAGCTGATGAGCGAGGAATAG
- a CDS encoding LemA family protein, with protein sequence MLWIFWVLIVLVVLVIIMFISYYNRFAILVNRIENSAAQIDVQLKKRADLVPNLIETVKGYAKHEKEVISEVTNARKALLSAKSLNDKVKAGNQLQEALKSIIAIGEQYPQLRASENFKSLQEELSSIENKIAYARQFYNDSILEYDNLRSTFPGNFFANLYGRKELPYLKIEEEERKPVKVKF encoded by the coding sequence ATGCTATGGATATTTTGGGTTTTAATTGTATTAGTTGTTTTAGTAATAATCATGTTTATTTCTTATTATAATAGATTTGCTATACTTGTTAACAGAATAGAAAACTCTGCTGCTCAAATAGATGTGCAGCTTAAAAAAAGAGCAGATTTAGTACCTAATCTTATAGAAACTGTGAAAGGATATGCAAAACATGAAAAAGAAGTTATTTCAGAAGTAACAAATGCTAGAAAAGCTTTGCTTTCTGCAAAATCTTTAAACGACAAAGTAAAAGCAGGAAATCAATTACAAGAAGCATTAAAAAGCATTATTGCAATAGGAGAACAATACCCTCAATTAAGAGCAAGTGAGAATTTTAAATCACTACAAGAAGAGCTTTCAAGTATAGAAAACAAAATAGCATATGCAAGACAATTTTATAATGATTCTATTTTAGAATATGACAACTTAAGAAGCACTTTTCCTGGAAATTTCTTTGCTAATCTATATGGAAGAAAAGAACTTCCTTATTTAAAAATAGAGGAAGAAGAAAGAAAACCTGTTAAGGTTAAATTTTAA
- a CDS encoding restriction endonuclease subunit M: protein MNKDNHDSIFQRNIQRGIDKGIIKVESDGSKITYFCKKDYSTSFKNPEEKVRASYFCELVLDYDYPAKNIDIEVTVPRRTPEDRADIVVYDEEGAEYLVIECKKDGITDAEFKQAIEQAFGNANSLRAKFASVVAGITKTAFDVAGFKPSEREKNVISDIPKKYGKTPKYKFIKGEKGKELKEVSREELIRALEKSHDTVWQGGKLAPTTAFDEVSKLLFCKLKDEKTTKKGEAYSFQIGTHESAEEIFNKINAIYQKAKKEDAEVFKEDIRLEPKVVYNVVEHLQELAINKIDLDTKGVAFERFMEDFFKGKMGQFFTPREIINFCVEMMNPTREDLIIDPACGSGGFLLNALDKIRKFAETNYDEKEAWEHWHKFAMNNLYGIEINDQIARVCKMNMIIHDDGHTNIISTDSLRNIDEITKIHKGFKKNQFDILLTNPPFGAVVKSSEKDYLDKYELGKGKKNQKTEILFIERCLDFLKPNGKMAIVLPDGILTNSSLQYVRDFLMEKSQILAVVSLPQFAFTHFGAGVKSSLVFVRKKKENEKLGNYPIFMAIAEHIGYDATGRKDPINDLDKILEEYRKFEKNPKGYKGG, encoded by the coding sequence ATGAATAAAGACAATCATGATTCTATTTTTCAAAGAAACATACAGCGAGGAATAGACAAAGGGATTATAAAAGTAGAAAGCGATGGCTCAAAAATAACTTATTTCTGTAAAAAAGATTATTCTACTTCTTTTAAAAATCCAGAAGAAAAAGTAAGGGCTTCTTATTTTTGTGAGCTTGTTTTAGATTATGATTATCCTGCTAAAAATATAGATATTGAAGTTACTGTTCCAAGAAGAACACCTGAGGATAGGGCAGATATTGTCGTTTATGATGAAGAAGGGGCAGAATATCTTGTTATTGAATGTAAAAAAGATGGAATTACAGACGCAGAATTTAAGCAAGCAATTGAGCAAGCGTTTGGAAATGCAAACAGTTTAAGGGCAAAGTTTGCTTCGGTTGTTGCAGGTATTACAAAAACCGCTTTTGATGTTGCAGGTTTTAAGCCAAGTGAAAGAGAGAAAAATGTTATTTCAGATATTCCAAAGAAATATGGAAAAACGCCAAAATACAAATTCATAAAAGGAGAAAAAGGCAAAGAATTAAAAGAAGTTTCCAGAGAGGAACTAATCAGAGCATTAGAGAAATCTCATGATACTGTTTGGCAAGGCGGGAAATTAGCGCCTACAACAGCTTTTGACGAAGTTTCTAAACTCCTTTTTTGTAAACTAAAGGATGAAAAAACAACAAAGAAAGGAGAAGCATATAGTTTTCAAATTGGAACGCATGAATCAGCGGAAGAAATTTTTAATAAGATAAATGCAATTTATCAAAAAGCCAAAAAAGAAGACGCAGAAGTTTTTAAAGAAGATATAAGATTAGAGCCGAAAGTCGTTTATAATGTTGTTGAGCATTTACAGGAATTAGCCATAAATAAGATTGATTTAGACACCAAAGGCGTGGCTTTTGAGAGGTTTATGGAAGATTTCTTTAAAGGAAAAATGGGGCAATTCTTTACACCGAGAGAAATAATAAATTTCTGTGTTGAGATGATGAATCCAACAAGAGAAGATTTAATAATAGACCCTGCTTGCGGCTCAGGTGGTTTCTTGCTTAATGCTCTTGATAAAATACGGAAATTTGCAGAAACAAACTATGATGAGAAAGAAGCATGGGAACATTGGCATAAGTTTGCCATGAATAATCTTTATGGAATTGAGATAAACGACCAAATAGCCCGTGTTTGCAAGATGAACATGATAATTCATGACGATGGACACACAAATATTATATCAACAGATTCGTTAAGAAACATTGATGAAATCACAAAAATACACAAAGGGTTTAAGAAAAACCAGTTTGATATTTTGCTTACTAATCCCCCGTTTGGAGCTGTTGTAAAATCCAGCGAAAAAGATTATCTAGACAAATACGAGTTAGGCAAAGGAAAGAAAAACCAAAAAACAGAAATATTATTTATAGAAAGATGTCTTGATTTCTTAAAACCAAATGGAAAAATGGCAATAGTGTTGCCTGACGGAATTTTAACAAATTCATCATTACAATATGTTAGAGATTTCTTAATGGAAAAATCACAAATATTAGCAGTTGTTTCACTTCCTCAGTTTGCATTTACTCATTTCGGAGCAGGAGTAAAATCCTCTCTTGTATTTGTGAGAAAGAAAAAAGAAAATGAAAAATTAGGAAATTATCCTATCTTCATGGCAATAGCTGAACATATTGGTTATGACGCAACAGGCAGAAAAGACCCAATTAATGATTTAGATAAAATCTTAGAAGAATACAGAAAGTTTGAGAAAAATCCAAAAGGGTATAAAGGAGGATAG
- a CDS encoding cysteine desulfurase family protein — translation MSKKEIYLDNAATTKVAKEVLEEMIPYLKEKYGNASSLHKKGEEVKKTLEDAREIIAKSINAKSSEIIFTSGGTESNNFAIKGLAFSYPDKKHIITTKIEHSSILNVCKWLEENFNYNISYLDVDKEGFVNPLDLEKAITKETLLFSCIHGNNEIGTIQNIEELGKICKKYNIFFHTDACQSYTKVLIDVKKQNLDLVTLNSHKIHGPKGVGALYVKDGIRITPLLHGGGQEKNLRSSTENIASIVGFAKASQIITKKDIERMSKLRDYFIEQIEKNIPNTKLNGPRGKNRLCNNINISFLGVEGESIVSSLNLYNIYVSTGSACSSNTLKPSHVLKAINCSEEEIASAIRFSISKYTKKEEIDYTLKILEKVIRSLRKISPLTKFIEKK, via the coding sequence ATGTCAAAAAAAGAAATTTATTTAGATAATGCCGCAACTACTAAAGTAGCAAAAGAAGTTTTAGAAGAAATGATACCTTATTTAAAAGAAAAATATGGAAATGCTTCTTCTTTACACAAAAAAGGAGAAGAAGTAAAAAAAACTTTAGAAGATGCAAGAGAAATTATAGCAAAATCCATAAACGCAAAATCTTCTGAAATAATTTTTACTTCTGGCGGAACAGAATCAAATAATTTTGCAATAAAAGGATTAGCTTTTTCTTATCCTGATAAAAAACACATAATAACAACGAAAATAGAACATTCATCTATTTTAAATGTTTGTAAATGGTTAGAAGAAAATTTTAATTATAATATTAGTTATTTAGATGTAGATAAAGAAGGTTTTGTTAATCCATTAGACTTAGAAAAAGCAATAACAAAAGAAACTTTATTATTTTCATGTATTCACGGAAATAATGAAATAGGAACAATACAAAATATAGAAGAGTTAGGAAAAATATGTAAAAAATATAATATTTTTTTTCATACAGATGCATGCCAAAGTTATACTAAAGTTTTAATTGATGTTAAAAAACAAAACCTTGATTTAGTTACTTTAAATTCTCATAAAATTCATGGACCTAAAGGAGTAGGTGCTTTATATGTAAAAGATGGAATTAGAATTACACCTCTTCTTCATGGAGGAGGTCAAGAAAAAAATTTAAGAAGTAGCACAGAAAATATTGCTTCTATAGTTGGTTTTGCAAAAGCATCACAAATCATAACAAAAAAAGACATAGAAAGAATGTCAAAATTGAGAGATTATTTTATTGAACAAATAGAAAAAAATATTCCTAATACAAAATTAAATGGGCCTAGAGGAAAAAATAGATTATGTAATAACATAAACATATCTTTTTTAGGTGTTGAAGGAGAAAGTATTGTAAGTTCTTTAAATCTTTACAATATTTATGTTTCTACAGGCTCTGCTTGTTCTTCTAATACTCTTAAACCAAGCCATGTTTTAAAAGCAATAAACTGCAGCGAAGAAGAAATTGCTAGTGCTATTCGATTTAGTATAAGCAAATACACAAAAAAAGAAGAAATTGATTATACATTAAAAATTCTAGAAAAAGTAATAAGAAGTTTAAGAAAAATATCTCCTTTAACAAAATTTATAGAAAAAAAATAA
- a CDS encoding restriction endonuclease subunit S, protein MECFTVMSNEIEGRLDPFYYKPEFRELKRILLSKKIEKLGDIASFQYGLNETAKEKGDIFYIRITDIDEEGLLKKDEIAYLNYKPEYSNYKLTKGDILIARIGATFGKSFYFNENLEAVFAGYLIRIKLKDKKVNPKFLFYFFQTKYFKNQAKMLVKGGAQPQFNANTIKDLLIPILSLETQNRIVALMDKAYQSKKSKEAEAQKLLDSINDYVLDELGIKMPELKDKMVYVVNSDDVKGKRIDAYYYQPKFEEVEKAIKRGKYEVRELKEFITKIHYGASVKNEYVNEGIPLLRIMNLKPNKFDLKDIVKLPETMKKDLGNAFVKEGDLLISRSGTVGMVSVVPKEAEGFAFGSFMIKFCLNDKINKNYISAWLNTKLQKLLTEREKIGAIQGNITIETIENFKIPLPPLSIQNKIADEVKRRIQKAEQLQKEAKEELEKAKQEVEKIILG, encoded by the coding sequence ATGGAATGCTTTACAGTAATGAGCAATGAAATCGAGGGAAGATTGGACCCTTTTTATTATAAGCCGGAGTTTAGAGAACTAAAAAGAATTTTGTTATCTAAAAAAATAGAAAAATTAGGTGATATTGCAAGTTTTCAATATGGACTTAATGAAACTGCTAAAGAGAAAGGAGATATTTTCTATATTCGAATAACTGATATTGATGAAGAAGGTTTACTAAAAAAAGACGAAATTGCATATTTAAATTATAAACCAGAATATTCGAATTATAAATTAACTAAAGGAGACATTTTAATAGCAAGAATTGGTGCTACATTTGGCAAATCTTTTTATTTTAACGAAAATTTGGAAGCCGTTTTTGCGGGATATCTCATTAGAATTAAATTAAAAGATAAAAAAGTAAATCCAAAATTTTTATTTTATTTTTTTCAAACAAAATATTTCAAAAATCAAGCTAAGATGTTAGTTAAAGGAGGAGCACAGCCACAATTTAATGCAAATACCATAAAAGATTTATTGATTCCAATTTTATCATTAGAAACTCAAAACCGTATCGTTGCTTTAATGGACAAAGCTTATCAATCTAAAAAATCCAAGGAAGCGGAAGCCCAAAAACTTCTTGATTCAATCAATGATTATGTTCTTGATGAGCTTGGTATAAAGATGCCTGAATTAAAGGATAAAATGGTTTATGTTGTGAATAGTGATGATGTAAAAGGCAAAAGGATAGATGCTTATTATTATCAGCCAAAGTTTGAGGAAGTTGAGAAAGCGATAAAGAGGGGGAAGTATGAGGTTAGAGAATTGAAAGAGTTTATTACAAAAATACATTATGGCGCATCTGTAAAAAATGAATATGTTAATGAAGGCATTCCATTATTAAGAATAATGAATTTGAAACCTAATAAATTTGATTTAAAAGATATTGTCAAACTTCCAGAAACAATGAAAAAAGATTTAGGAAATGCGTTTGTAAAAGAAGGTGACTTGTTGATTTCAAGAAGTGGAACTGTTGGTATGGTTTCAGTTGTGCCAAAAGAAGCAGAAGGTTTTGCTTTTGGCTCATTTATGATTAAGTTTTGCTTAAATGATAAAATAAATAAAAATTATATTTCTGCATGGCTCAATACAAAATTACAAAAACTACTTACCGAAAGAGAAAAAATAGGAGCAATTCAAGGAAACATTACTATTGAAACTATTGAGAATTTCAAAATCCCCCTCCCACCTCTTTCTATTCAGAACAAAATCGCTGATGAAGTAAAAAGAAGAATTCAGAAAGCAGAACAATTACAGAAAGAAGCTAAAGAAGAATTAGAAAAAGCAAAGCAGGAAGTTGAAAAGATTATTTTAGGTTAG
- a CDS encoding HAD-IA family hydrolase yields MKIKLLIFDFDGTLANTKNLWYNTIKKYLKKEGISFSKKDFHTKFLGIKVEEILKKLKIKNKEKIKKQIHKEVFYKIKKVNLAKSINYLKKIKVKKIIISNTTTKNVLSCIKSKKINYFKEIYGGDKFENKEEFIKEYIKNNKLNKDEVVYIGDTIRDIRLAKKIGCISIVIVHNISWNNKKELLRNNPSFVIESFKDLKDLIKRKSLNE; encoded by the coding sequence ATGAAAATAAAACTTTTAATATTTGATTTTGATGGAACTCTTGCAAATACAAAAAATTTATGGTATAATACAATAAAAAAATACTTAAAAAAAGAAGGAATTTCTTTTTCAAAAAAAGATTTTCATACTAAATTTTTAGGAATAAAGGTTGAAGAAATATTAAAAAAACTAAAAATAAAAAACAAAGAAAAAATAAAAAAACAAATCCATAAAGAAGTTTTTTATAAAATAAAAAAAGTGAATTTAGCTAAAAGCATAAATTATTTAAAAAAAATTAAAGTTAAAAAGATAATAATTTCTAATACAACAACAAAAAACGTTCTTTCTTGCATTAAAAGTAAAAAAATAAATTATTTTAAAGAAATTTATGGTGGTGATAAATTTGAAAATAAGGAAGAATTTATAAAAGAATATATAAAAAATAATAAATTAAATAAAGATGAAGTTGTATATATAGGAGATACTATAAGAGATATAAGATTAGCAAAAAAAATAGGTTGTATAAGCATAGTAATAGTTCATAATATCTCTTGGAATAATAAAAAAGAATTGTTAAGGAATAATCCTTCTTTTGTAATAGAAAGTTTTAAAGATTTAAAAGATTTAATTAAGAGGAAGAGTTTGAATGAATAA
- a CDS encoding DUF2334 domain-containing protein, whose translation MVFNLTKKIKTIFFSLIFIFIFFLAFFYYKHLFFNPYFFIPLIIFFFLLIYIFFFYYRNILFGPAVLFEKDNNIKIGLWPNNKKVAFVFTIDDINATTEISDLRKIINLLDKYNVKSTLFIVPFYSNTYKIKKESLLSLYLKKQEKRGNEIAQHGLTHVSRRKSLLIKNNFKEFLDYPYSQQRKKIILGLDILNNANFKIDGFRAPAFGIDKKTLKILDEEKFLYDSSIRISPWILMNNKRVAESLFYPFHINELSLLEIITNGDFFWETKVPVFERNRYKILVKRFNEYYDKEGAFILLSHIQKIMKEKNFNLLEKFLQYQKDKEVWRTTLREIAMWWLIREDIYAETSIKNKTLKIKLETSFDKEKIKGLTIDILNNNVEEYEIYLNNALIKKGSVDLNNRKIII comes from the coding sequence ATGGTTTTTAATCTAACAAAAAAAATAAAAACGATTTTTTTCTCTTTGATTTTTATATTTATTTTTTTTCTTGCTTTTTTTTACTATAAACATTTATTTTTTAATCCATACTTTTTTATTCCTTTGATTATCTTTTTCTTTCTTTTAATTTACATTTTTTTCTTCTATTACAGAAATATTTTATTTGGTCCGGCAGTTTTATTCGAAAAAGATAATAATATTAAAATAGGATTATGGCCTAATAATAAAAAAGTGGCTTTTGTTTTTACTATAGATGATATTAATGCTACAACAGAAATTTCTGATTTAAGGAAAATTATTAATCTTCTAGATAAGTACAATGTTAAATCAACACTTTTCATTGTTCCTTTTTATTCTAACACATATAAAATAAAAAAAGAAAGTTTGTTATCTCTTTATTTAAAAAAACAAGAAAAAAGAGGTAACGAAATAGCACAACACGGTTTAACTCATGTATCAAGAAGAAAGTCCTTATTAATAAAAAATAATTTTAAAGAATTTTTAGATTATCCATATTCACAACAAAGAAAGAAAATAATATTGGGATTAGATATTTTAAATAATGCTAATTTTAAAATAGATGGTTTTAGAGCTCCTGCTTTTGGTATTGATAAAAAAACTCTTAAAATTTTAGACGAAGAAAAATTTTTATATGATTCTAGCATTAGAATATCTCCTTGGATATTAATGAATAATAAAAGAGTAGCAGAATCTTTGTTTTATCCTTTTCATATTAATGAATTATCTTTACTTGAAATTATTACTAATGGAGATTTTTTTTGGGAAACAAAAGTTCCTGTATTTGAAAGAAATAGATACAAGATATTGGTAAAAAGATTTAATGAATATTATGATAAAGAAGGGGCTTTTATACTTTTAAGCCATATTCAAAAAATAATGAAAGAAAAAAATTTTAATTTGCTTGAAAAATTTTTACAATATCAGAAAGATAAAGAGGTTTGGAGAACAACATTAAGAGAAATAGCTATGTGGTGGTTAATAAGAGAGGATATTTATGCAGAAACTTCTATAAAAAACAAAACTTTAAAAATAAAATTAGAAACTTCTTTTGATAAAGAAAAAATTAAAGGTTTAACAATAGATATTTTAAATAACAATGTGGAAGAATATGAAATATATCTTAATAATGCTTTGATAAAAAAAGGAAGTGTAGATTTAAATAATAGAAAAATTATAATATGA
- a CDS encoding TIM barrel protein: protein MEIRFGPAGLGSVKEAISNLEEYNKAGIKACEIAFTYGVYIKKEEDAIEIGKAAKKFNIKLTIHAPYWINLNSNDKKKIEESKNRILECCKIGSYLGAKLVVFHPGFYGKDDKKTTYENIKKEIIKLQNIIEKNKYKIKLAPETTGKINVFGSLEEISLLVKETKCSFCLDFAHILARDKKIDYKRIEELFPQKEWHCHFSGIEYGEKGEKNHKITQENGIKELLKNLPKHKNITIINESPLPFEDSIKMIKVYKNLFN from the coding sequence ATGGAAATAAGATTCGGTCCAGCAGGTTTAGGAAGTGTAAAAGAAGCTATTTCTAATCTAGAAGAATATAATAAAGCAGGAATAAAAGCATGTGAAATTGCTTTTACATACGGTGTTTATATAAAAAAGGAAGAAGATGCTATTGAAATAGGAAAAGCTGCAAAAAAGTTTAATATAAAATTAACTATACATGCTCCTTATTGGATAAATCTTAATAGTAATGATAAAAAAAAGATAGAAGAAAGCAAAAATAGAATTTTAGAATGCTGTAAAATAGGATCATATTTAGGAGCAAAATTAGTTGTTTTTCACCCAGGATTTTATGGTAAAGATGATAAAAAAACAACTTACGAGAATATAAAAAAAGAAATTATAAAATTACAAAACATCATAGAAAAAAATAAATATAAAATAAAATTAGCACCAGAAACCACAGGAAAAATAAATGTTTTTGGTTCATTAGAAGAAATATCATTATTAGTTAAAGAAACAAAATGTTCTTTTTGCTTGGATTTTGCTCATATTCTTGCAAGAGACAAAAAAATAGATTATAAAAGAATAGAAGAATTGTTCCCACAAAAAGAATGGCATTGTCATTTTTCTGGAATTGAATATGGAGAAAAAGGAGAAAAAAACCATAAAATAACACAAGAAAATGGAATAAAAGAATTATTAAAAAATTTGCCAAAACATAAAAATATAACAATAATAAATGAATCTCCTTTACCTTTTGAAGACAGCATAAAAATGATAAAAGTTTATAAAAATTTATTTAATTAA
- a CDS encoding ferredoxin has product MVTIKIDSKKCIGCGACEAICPITFKIKNGKSTIKKQPKKITCEEEAANSCPVQAIRIEK; this is encoded by the coding sequence ATGGTAACAATAAAAATAGATTCTAAAAAATGTATTGGATGTGGTGCCTGTGAAGCAATATGCCCAATAACTTTTAAAATAAAAAATGGAAAAAGCACAATAAAAAAACAACCAAAAAAAATAACTTGCGAAGAAGAAGCAGCAAATTCTTGTCCTGTTCAAGCAATAAGAATAGAAAAATAG